A genomic window from Mesosutterella faecium includes:
- a CDS encoding IS1634 family transposase, with translation MRRNNPDRWHFTVETNAQGLSYVYAYQTRWDPVKKQSRRSAKRYAGRLHEDGRVSFGKRFLADFPAYAEGDFFYGVDKTLVDEVTYRQDFPAAPGPKPEEDPELDETLSAGVTWAAESIADQSGMRSDLKAVFGDDANDLLALAIYKLDNGGSMAACEDWRRNVYLQTRSRLSSQRISELMESVKQKNVESYFALRHQRILEQARSRQEKTFYALDNTSVSTYSTTIDDAEFGHAKRDPELRQINYTFVCDQATGDIAYAHAYAGSVNDVTALSDILYRMKSAGFDLEDTVLVTDRGYGSLYNVQKMLDLELRFIQGVRRAEDSVLRALDRYSASLRDVSFYNPRLEVYARTIKEDWTRNTDFGPVGKPVYVHLYRFPGGDELEMKQLAARIEDLLDILNEGGRRPDDLWRSCGRFVEKVSGRNGALRWVRKDDAMRDACRYAGMFVLRTNEEEDPFRALWAYRLRGRVELDFNQFKNQVDGDRLRCSQTGYIGKLFICTLAAAIRLMMLKRARDCAAPGVSLPHNSIDCLLAKLRCIKADKRPSGNAWVTRPITKKQRDFLSLLLSVPFPPKVLR, from the coding sequence ATGCGCCGAAACAACCCTGACAGATGGCATTTCACTGTTGAAACAAACGCCCAAGGACTTTCTTACGTCTATGCCTATCAGACACGCTGGGATCCAGTGAAAAAGCAGTCCCGCCGCAGCGCGAAACGCTATGCGGGGCGGCTGCATGAGGATGGCAGAGTGTCGTTTGGGAAGCGCTTCCTGGCTGATTTTCCCGCCTATGCCGAAGGTGACTTCTTTTACGGAGTCGACAAAACCCTCGTGGATGAAGTGACCTACCGGCAGGACTTTCCGGCCGCACCCGGACCCAAGCCAGAGGAAGATCCGGAGCTGGATGAGACGCTCAGCGCCGGCGTGACCTGGGCGGCCGAGTCCATTGCCGATCAATCCGGGATGCGCAGCGATTTGAAAGCAGTCTTCGGAGACGATGCCAATGACCTGCTGGCGCTTGCCATTTACAAGCTTGACAACGGGGGATCAATGGCCGCCTGCGAGGACTGGCGGCGCAACGTTTACCTCCAGACCCGCAGCCGGCTCAGCTCCCAGCGCATCAGCGAACTGATGGAAAGCGTGAAGCAGAAGAATGTCGAGAGTTACTTTGCCCTGCGGCACCAGAGGATTCTCGAGCAGGCGAGAAGCCGGCAGGAGAAGACTTTTTACGCCTTGGACAACACTTCCGTCTCCACGTACTCGACTACCATCGATGATGCTGAATTCGGGCATGCCAAACGCGATCCAGAGCTCAGGCAGATCAACTACACCTTTGTCTGCGACCAGGCCACCGGCGACATTGCCTATGCGCATGCCTATGCGGGCTCCGTCAATGACGTCACCGCCCTGAGCGACATTCTTTACCGGATGAAAAGCGCCGGATTTGACCTTGAAGACACGGTTCTTGTGACGGACCGAGGCTATGGGAGCCTCTATAACGTGCAGAAGATGCTCGATCTCGAGCTGCGCTTCATTCAAGGCGTCCGCAGGGCCGAAGACTCAGTCCTGCGTGCGCTTGACCGCTACAGCGCGTCTCTGCGCGACGTGAGCTTCTACAACCCCAGGCTCGAGGTGTACGCAAGGACGATCAAGGAAGACTGGACCCGGAATACGGATTTCGGCCCCGTTGGAAAACCGGTCTACGTCCACCTTTACCGCTTTCCGGGAGGAGATGAGCTTGAGATGAAGCAGCTGGCGGCCAGAATCGAGGATCTGCTGGACATCCTCAATGAAGGCGGCAGGCGGCCCGATGACCTGTGGAGAAGCTGCGGGCGCTTTGTAGAAAAGGTCTCTGGCAGGAACGGAGCGCTGAGATGGGTCAGGAAAGATGACGCAATGCGGGACGCCTGCCGCTATGCCGGCATGTTTGTTCTGCGGACCAATGAGGAAGAGGATCCCTTCCGCGCTCTTTGGGCTTATCGCCTGAGGGGACGGGTCGAACTCGACTTCAACCAGTTCAAGAACCAGGTAGACGGAGACCGTCTGCGCTGCTCGCAGACCGGGTACATTGGAAAGCTGTTCATCTGCACTCTGGCCGCCGCCATCAGGCTCATGATGCTGAAGCGGGCCCGCGACTGTGCTGCTCCGGGAGTCTCTCTCCCGCACAACTCGATTGACTGCCTGCTGGCAAAGCTAAGGTGCATCAAGGCGGACAAACGCCCCAGCGGCAATGCCTGGGTGACGCGGCCCATAACGAAGAAGCAGCGGGATTTTCTCTCGCTGCTTCTGTCGGTGCCCTTCCCGCCTAAAGTCCTGCGTTAG
- a CDS encoding PPK2 family polyphosphate kinase — MDKSKCLVDVDRYRIEPGTRVDLTKRPTACDVKIDRAKVEKELFPKVILKLQDYQEKLFAQNTYGLILALQAMDAAGKDGTVKHVFGPLNPAGVKVVSFKQPTSLEKDHDYLWRFNVNLPSRGEIGIFNRSQYEDVVTVRIHQLLKDSGLPPELVNEDIWKQRYADIAAWEKHLAHNGFPMVKIFLHVSRTEQQRRLAERILRDDKNWKFSMSDLTERLYWNDYQKDYAEAIEATSTKEAPWYIVPADDKWYTRYVVSLITLEALEAINPRFPEPNEETKKNIEQMKKLLELAAESDSTDLAKLKAHFGKAI; from the coding sequence ATGGACAAGTCAAAGTGTCTCGTGGATGTCGACCGCTACAGGATCGAGCCCGGAACCCGGGTCGACCTCACGAAGCGGCCGACCGCGTGCGACGTGAAGATCGACCGGGCGAAGGTTGAAAAGGAGCTTTTCCCGAAAGTGATTCTGAAGCTCCAGGACTATCAGGAAAAGCTTTTCGCTCAGAACACCTACGGGCTCATTCTGGCGCTGCAGGCGATGGACGCCGCGGGCAAGGACGGGACGGTGAAGCACGTCTTCGGGCCCCTGAACCCGGCGGGCGTGAAGGTGGTTTCCTTCAAGCAGCCCACGAGCCTTGAAAAGGACCACGACTACCTCTGGCGCTTCAACGTGAACCTTCCCTCGCGCGGCGAAATCGGGATCTTCAACCGCTCGCAGTACGAGGACGTGGTGACCGTGAGGATCCACCAGCTCCTCAAGGACAGCGGCCTGCCGCCCGAGCTCGTGAACGAAGACATCTGGAAGCAGCGCTACGCCGACATCGCCGCCTGGGAGAAGCACCTCGCCCACAACGGCTTTCCGATGGTGAAGATCTTCCTGCACGTTTCGCGCACCGAGCAGCAGCGGCGGCTCGCCGAGCGGATCCTGCGCGACGACAAGAACTGGAAGTTCTCGATGTCGGACCTCACCGAACGGCTCTACTGGAACGACTACCAGAAGGACTATGCGGAAGCGATCGAGGCCACCTCCACGAAGGAGGCCCCCTGGTACATCGTGCCGGCCGACGACAAGTGGTACACGCGCTACGTGGTCTCCCTCATCACGCTCGAAGCGCTCGAGGCGATCAACCCCCGCTTCCCGGAGCCGAACGAAGAGACGAAGAAGAACATCGAGCAGATGAAGAAGCTGCTCGAGCTCGCGGCCGAAAGCGATTCGACGGATCTGGCGAAATTGAAGGCCCACTTCGGCAAAGCGATCTGA
- a CDS encoding peptidase U32 family protein — translation MKAEKLELLSPARTADIGIEAIRHGADAVYIGGPLFSARSAAANSIADIARLCEFAHHYRARVMMALNTILRDSELEAASRLAWQAWDAGVDALIVQDMGLLECDLPPIQLHASTQCDIRTPEKARFLEAAGFSQIVPARELSLAQIEAIHRALTSARIEYFIHGALCVSYSGQCYASEAMRGRSANRGSCAQICRLPFEVRTESGEVLAERSHVLSLKDNDQRSNLEALAAAGVRSFKIEGRLKDMAYVKNVTAYYRKLFDALLDKHPEYARESEGRAVFSFEPDPARSFNRGGTDYFIHGTRGRIWDFETPKNAGQPIGRVRRVGEKSFTVKTREALHNGDGLTFWLENGELSGLLVNRAEELQSGLWEVFTRERPKGIRGLKAGLDLMRNRDTAWSKLMAGDTASRDVPLAVKATVTEKAVRLHLADPEGIEAEALASGRFEPAKNPERAAAQAKASLAKFGGTGFCAASVDIEWDAPRFLPVSILNGLRREAAGLLEQKRREAYRRPERARPEPGARFPEPELDYHANVENEQAVRFYGLHGARVTQMAFEKGGVTGEVELMRCRHCVRYALGLCPKEAKKRGEKIRPEPLYLRSGDIELKAVFHCGPCEMSLLGKRRAPASCP, via the coding sequence ATGAAAGCGGAGAAACTGGAACTTCTTTCGCCGGCCAGGACGGCCGACATCGGCATCGAGGCGATCCGGCACGGAGCGGACGCCGTTTACATCGGCGGCCCCCTGTTCAGCGCCCGCAGCGCGGCCGCGAATTCGATCGCCGACATCGCCCGGCTCTGCGAGTTCGCCCACCATTACCGGGCGAGGGTCATGATGGCCCTCAACACCATCCTTCGCGACAGCGAGCTCGAGGCGGCCTCAAGGCTCGCCTGGCAGGCCTGGGACGCCGGGGTTGACGCGCTCATCGTGCAGGACATGGGGCTTCTCGAGTGCGATCTGCCCCCGATCCAGCTGCACGCTTCCACGCAGTGCGACATCCGCACGCCCGAGAAGGCGAGGTTTCTGGAGGCGGCGGGCTTTTCCCAGATCGTGCCCGCGCGGGAGCTCTCGCTTGCCCAGATCGAAGCGATCCACCGGGCCCTTACGAGCGCCCGGATCGAATACTTCATCCACGGGGCGCTTTGCGTGAGCTACAGCGGCCAGTGCTACGCCAGCGAGGCGATGCGGGGCCGCAGTGCCAACCGCGGCTCCTGCGCCCAGATCTGCCGCCTGCCCTTCGAAGTGCGGACCGAGTCGGGCGAAGTGCTCGCCGAGCGCTCGCACGTGCTTTCCCTGAAGGACAACGACCAGAGGTCGAACCTGGAGGCCCTCGCCGCCGCGGGGGTCCGCAGCTTCAAGATCGAGGGGCGGCTCAAAGACATGGCCTATGTGAAGAACGTGACCGCCTATTACCGGAAGCTTTTTGACGCGCTCCTTGACAAGCACCCGGAATACGCGCGGGAAAGCGAGGGGAGGGCGGTCTTCTCCTTCGAACCGGATCCGGCCCGAAGCTTCAACCGCGGCGGGACCGATTATTTCATCCACGGGACGAGGGGCCGCATCTGGGACTTCGAGACGCCCAAAAACGCGGGACAGCCGATCGGGCGCGTCAGGCGCGTAGGCGAAAAGAGCTTCACCGTGAAGACGCGCGAGGCGCTGCACAACGGCGACGGACTCACCTTCTGGCTTGAAAACGGCGAGCTCTCGGGGCTGCTCGTGAACAGGGCTGAGGAGCTGCAAAGCGGCCTCTGGGAGGTGTTCACGCGGGAGCGGCCAAAGGGCATCAGGGGCCTCAAGGCAGGGCTCGACCTGATGCGCAACCGCGACACCGCCTGGTCGAAGCTGATGGCGGGCGACACCGCTTCGAGGGACGTCCCGCTTGCCGTGAAGGCGACCGTGACCGAAAAGGCCGTGCGGCTGCATCTTGCCGATCCCGAGGGGATCGAAGCGGAGGCCCTGGCCTCCGGGCGGTTCGAGCCCGCGAAGAACCCGGAGCGCGCAGCCGCCCAGGCGAAAGCGTCTCTTGCTAAATTCGGGGGCACGGGCTTTTGCGCGGCCTCGGTCGACATCGAGTGGGACGCGCCGCGGTTTCTGCCCGTCTCGATCCTGAACGGGCTGCGCCGCGAGGCGGCAGGGCTCCTCGAGCAAAAGCGCCGCGAAGCCTACAGGCGGCCCGAGCGGGCCCGGCCCGAGCCCGGAGCGCGCTTTCCCGAGCCCGAGCTCGACTACCACGCCAACGTCGAAAACGAGCAGGCGGTGCGCTTTTACGGGCTGCACGGCGCTCGCGTCACGCAGATGGCCTTCGAGAAGGGCGGAGTCACGGGCGAGGTGGAGCTCATGCGCTGCAGGCACTGCGTGCGCTACGCGCTGGGGCTTTGCCCCAAGGAAGCGAAGAAAAGAGGCGAGAAGATCCGGCCGGAGCCGCTTTACCTGCGCTCGGGGGACATTGAGCTCAAGGCCGTCTTTCACTGCGGGCCCTGCGAGATGTCGCTGCTCGGCAAGAGGCGCGCCCCGGCCTCCTGCCCCTGA
- a CDS encoding FAD-dependent oxidoreductase, with protein MMMNRRQALGAATSGLLALPGVSEAFSLGASLRDWLRGGADVIVVGSGAAGLSAAVEAASAGARVTVLEKAPEIGGNTLISGGYFAALDPVRQRRQGISDSPDFFYRQTFEYGGRKAKPALVRRLVENSTESLRWLEGLGMRFKPEVIELYGGHWARCHCPVLPLGQGYIRALSAEAVRLGVKIATSAPVVDLVFRDGRAAGVVVQDGARTRTLQARKAVVLAAGSFAANARLIGQYAPRLQGLTTDNVPSSTGEVMLAAHRHGAALRDMQYIQCLPGCPPGKSHRVRFHSVVSRFIFVNTEGRRFIREDGPRDVLRDTVLAQPHQLAYSVLDDAGFRDYGILIQKEAVEALEAGEAWKAGSVRELAQKMGVPAPALAQTIAQYNRAVRTRRDPLGKSPRELRYTLSHPPFWACYAGMTIHYTEGGLDIDERARCLDAAGKPIPGLYAAGTITGGVHGSNRLGANGLTDAVVFGRIAGKGAALLSL; from the coding sequence ATGATGATGAACAGGAGGCAGGCTCTGGGCGCTGCCACGTCCGGGCTACTCGCTCTGCCCGGAGTTTCTGAGGCCTTTTCGCTTGGCGCCAGCCTGCGGGACTGGCTGAGGGGCGGAGCGGACGTTATTGTGGTCGGTTCGGGCGCGGCCGGCCTGTCAGCTGCGGTCGAGGCGGCTTCGGCCGGCGCGCGGGTAACCGTGCTTGAGAAAGCGCCGGAAATAGGCGGGAACACGCTGATCTCGGGCGGTTATTTTGCGGCTCTCGATCCCGTGCGGCAGAGGCGGCAGGGCATCTCCGATTCGCCGGATTTCTTTTACCGGCAGACGTTTGAGTACGGAGGCCGGAAGGCTAAGCCCGCGCTCGTCCGGCGCCTGGTTGAGAATTCGACGGAAAGCCTTCGCTGGCTTGAGGGACTCGGTATGCGCTTCAAGCCCGAGGTGATCGAGCTCTACGGCGGGCACTGGGCCCGCTGCCACTGTCCTGTCCTTCCTCTGGGGCAGGGCTACATCAGGGCGCTTTCGGCCGAGGCGGTCCGCCTCGGCGTGAAAATCGCTACGTCCGCGCCGGTGGTCGACCTGGTGTTCCGGGACGGGCGGGCCGCCGGCGTGGTGGTGCAGGACGGAGCGCGAACTAGGACGCTGCAGGCGCGGAAAGCCGTGGTGCTCGCGGCCGGCAGCTTTGCGGCCAACGCCCGGCTGATCGGGCAGTACGCCCCGCGGCTGCAGGGGCTCACGACCGACAACGTCCCGTCTTCGACCGGCGAGGTGATGCTCGCGGCTCACAGGCACGGCGCGGCCCTGCGCGACATGCAGTACATTCAGTGCCTTCCGGGCTGCCCTCCGGGGAAATCGCACCGGGTGAGGTTTCACTCCGTGGTGTCGAGATTCATTTTCGTCAACACCGAAGGGAGGCGTTTCATCCGCGAGGACGGCCCCAGGGACGTTCTGCGTGATACAGTGCTCGCGCAGCCCCATCAGCTGGCCTACTCAGTGCTTGACGACGCGGGCTTCAGAGATTACGGGATCCTGATCCAGAAGGAGGCGGTTGAGGCGCTCGAGGCCGGTGAGGCCTGGAAAGCGGGAAGCGTACGGGAACTCGCTCAGAAAATGGGCGTTCCCGCCCCGGCGCTCGCCCAGACCATAGCCCAGTACAACCGCGCGGTCAGAACCCGCCGCGATCCCCTGGGGAAGTCTCCGCGCGAGCTTCGCTACACTCTGAGCCACCCTCCCTTCTGGGCCTGCTACGCCGGCATGACGATTCACTACACGGAGGGCGGGCTCGACATTGACGAGCGGGCGCGCTGCCTTGACGCCGCGGGAAAGCCCATCCCCGGGCTTTATGCGGCGGGAACCATCACCGGGGGCGTGCACGGCAGCAACAGGCTCGGAGCCAACGGCCTGACCGATGCGGTCGTGTTTGGCCGAATTGCAGGGAAAGGGGCGGCTCTTTTGAGCCTATAA
- a CDS encoding response regulator transcription factor encodes MSESSVPLVRIVDDEETVRNSERFILKIIGLESEAFESAEEMLERGDFSRPGCIVLDIRMGGMSGLELQKKLLDRGCDLPILFLSGHGTVQSAVLALKRGAADFLEKPVRPEKLQSIVCRLIEDNLRQRAGRAQKIRRRALFDTLTDREKMVLRQVAQGALNKQIAIDLGIAEQTVKIHRANALHKLGIRTAVDAHAFLRFIGEIPQEQP; translated from the coding sequence CCACTGGTCAGGATCGTCGACGATGAAGAAACCGTGAGGAATTCGGAACGTTTCATCCTGAAAATCATCGGGCTGGAGTCCGAAGCTTTCGAAAGCGCCGAGGAGATGCTCGAGCGGGGCGATTTTTCCCGCCCCGGGTGCATTGTCCTTGACATCCGCATGGGAGGCATGAGCGGGCTTGAGCTGCAGAAGAAGCTGCTCGACAGGGGATGCGATCTTCCAATTTTGTTCCTGAGCGGGCACGGCACCGTCCAGTCCGCAGTGCTGGCGCTCAAGCGCGGGGCGGCGGATTTCCTGGAAAAGCCCGTAAGGCCGGAAAAGCTCCAGTCGATCGTGTGCCGCCTGATCGAGGACAACCTCAGGCAGCGGGCCGGCAGGGCGCAAAAAATCAGGCGCAGGGCGCTTTTCGACACGCTCACCGACCGGGAAAAGATGGTGCTGAGGCAGGTGGCTCAGGGAGCGCTCAACAAACAGATCGCAATAGACCTGGGGATTGCGGAGCAGACGGTCAAGATCCACCGGGCGAACGCTCTGCACAAGCTGGGGATCCGGACGGCGGTTGATGCGCACGCTTTTCTCCGGTTCATCGGCGAAATACCGCAGGAGCAGCCATGA